Below is a window of Ananas comosus cultivar F153 linkage group 9, ASM154086v1, whole genome shotgun sequence DNA.
gaataaaaaaacagTTCTGGTGTGTTCCACCTTGGTGAATTTAGAAATTACTTCAGCAACGCAGAGTTAGTAACAgcaacaattttttaaaaatattgtagaAGAGTGATTTTCATAATTACTTTCggaaaattaaattcaacaaCATCAAtagaagggaaaacttcaaaaattttgttttgagaaCATACGAAGATGTTGCTATCAGTGATTGATAAAAATGTCGTTATTGATAAAAATGTCGATGATGAGTCGCATTGTTTCCATTTTTtaactttcttaaaaaaaaaaaaatcctctaacCTAATGATCTTATCTCACTCTATTACGATCATGCTCAAATCTTCAGAAAATTGAATTCCAATAACCAAGCCCTTTTACAATTTTGACTTCAATGCCTTGCCATTTTATTAGgtattgaaaattcaaaattttaaaattcaagcacctacttaaaaatttatagatggCCGATCGATCGCGTAGTTACGGTACAATTTTTATCATACATAAATGGCCACCTGTCACCAAGGGAACATTGAATGCCAAATAAATATCTCCCCCAGCACCAACCAACCCCATGTTCAAAATGTAGGGTGGCGTGCAGTGTGTGCTCTCCAAGCTGGCATAGAGCCAAAGCTTCATTGGattttaataacaatatatagttataatataataataataataataattataataataataatacacttCAACACAAAATGCTACATACATATGAAGAGTACGCGCTATATAGACGAGGACAAATGGAGAGGACAAAGGGAAAGAGGTATCCAAACTACTCTAAATAGACACTTAAACTCTCTCACAAACTCATTTACAGCAAATCACATCACTCCATAATATTCAGCCAAAGGAAGGAAAAGACTGAGGGAAAACTGCTAtggagctttttttttctttttttctttttttttttgtttttttttggcttcCATTATGGCTCACTTGTCCTCTTACCTCTGCTCCTGGAAAAGTTGGTCTCTTCTTCCAACAAGCCCTGCAGTAACAAATTCATGCCTTGGTATGTCAGTGTCAGATCATATAACAAAATTTGGATCAGTTTGTAGTTCAATGAATTCAAAGTGAATGGGATTATAGGTTAAAAGAATCTGTTGTTGTTTTGAATGGGCCATTCTCTGATTTGCTTGTAGATGTTTATAGATTCCATCACAATCAggaaactatatttttttcacaaactaatttttattatttctgagAATTGTATCATCTTAATTCATCAGAATTGCTTAAAGCTACACAAGTCTATCAACAAAAATCATTACACAAAACAGGAATTAAGAGGGGGAAGGGGATTAACTATATCTCTAATACAGAGTCTAAGGGGAGGTTAATTATCTGTAGTGTAAAGTGCATGCAATTAATgtgggaaaaaaaagggaaaaacaacttgaaagggGCAAGTTGATGACATAAATAGACATCTCAACAGTATGAGATtaaagcagaaaaaaaagatgGTGTACATTAAAACCAGTTTCTAGATTAAATAGCAGcaaagagaaggagaaatgaAGCCCTTTTTACCCCCCATATTTGATGGTTAATAAATTGAAGCTAACTATAATTGAACCGACAATAAGTATAAGATGGAAAATGGAATATTTGCATATGGAAATTTCATTTCTGAAACAAGAAGCAAGTAATCAATCAATAGAAACATTGACAACTTTGATTGGAAAAATGATTTTTCATTACTTTACAATACCAATAACAAAGAGATGGGTGCTTCAAAATGATCTCTGTACCAGAAATTCAAGCCCAATTGAGATCAAATAAAGGTAGATCATAAATTAAAAAGCAGGAAGAtgttaaaaatacaaaatttatacaAAACCCACAATTAAAAAAGCCCTAGAAGACACAAGTAAACCCCCACGAAAAAGCGAACATGAAAAAACAGTtccaaaaagcccaaaattaaaaagccccaattttcaaacAAATTAAACCGAAAATAAAGAGATCCCCAAATcaccaaattcaaatccaaataggttagaaaaccGAAACAGATCGCAATAAATTTTCACTTTTCGCATTAAATACCCAATTTTGCTGCAACCGAAACCGAAACAGAAGAGGGATCGAAACCCATGAAATTGTAACAACCCGTCGTCATCGTAATCATCAACATCATCACTATGATCAATAAAAATCGCACCTTTCCGAATCGCCACCTCACCATCTCCGGCGATCTCCGCCGCGGCGGAGTTGGGCTGGCACTCGGGAGGGTCCTCGAAGACGGATCGGGAGAGGCGCTTATGGGCGAGGCCGATGTCGAAGAGGATGACCCCGGAGGAGGGGTCGGAGACGAGGATCCCCTTCACGGGGAGCCACACGAAGAGCTCCTCCTGGGACAGCCCCTCGACGCCGCGGAGCGCGCCGAAGCTGAGGTTGCCGCGCACGGCGCGGTCGAAGTAGGCGAGGTCGACGCCGTCGTACTTGGCGTAGCAGGGCTGCGAGAGCTCCACGTCGAGGAGCCCCGTATCGGCGTCGAGGGAGAAGGACGCGACCCCCTTGGGTAGTAGCCCCCCCGGGAGCCCATGCGCGCGAAGCACGTCGTGGATCGACGCCTCCGAGTCGGAGTCCGAGGAGGAAACCGttcctagggttagggtttcgacgAGGACCAGGACGACGAGGAAGAGGAAAGGTGAGACCTTTCCCATTTGGAAaatggagaaagagagagagagcgagaggggAAAGGGGAGGGGAGAGGTGAAGGGTTAAGAAaagggtgtgtgtgtgtgagagagagagagagagagagagagagagtatagagTTAATAAAGGAAAATGGGGtggaaaattaataaataaataatttaaataaataaatattaatataaatattgatataaataaatataaataaaatatgagtGAAAAAGTGAGCATGTGAGGTGGAGCCCCCAAAATGAGTAGAATAAATGAACGAATAAGAAGAAGTGGgggtgaatttgaatttgacagGGTGTGTGTGTGATGGTGGTGGGCTCAGCCATACCATACATATTAGGGCATAGCTGAGGTTGGTATCAGCACAATTTGTTAAATAACCAATATTGTACCTTACACTCTAGTAAATTATAAGttagatttttcaaaaaaaaaagagaggctttttcttttttaaaaaaaagttttgttgaaattttttggaCTGATTAACACCTTAAAAATGTCCCACAATTATATATTAAGTATGCTATCTCTACATTTCTAAACTAATAAGTGTATATTTTACATCTCacgcatttaaaatttttttattctctacttgtcttattatttcttttattttactgAAATTTTAGGATGTGTGAGATATGTGAgatttatgtttatatatagagGAGTCCATATCACATTCttcttataaatttaaaatttatgttacAGATAGcactgttatttttttttaaaaagtaaactatgctatttgtttcgtttattttttaaaaaaataaaattagttgaaaaatataaaacagttaaatttcaaactttaaaattttgaatatcaataattaagttttttttgtcatttgtaTCAGAAACAGTGAACAGTTGTGAATTTATCctaggaaagagaaaaagaagaacaaaaatgaaataaacattTTATGTTCTATTTGGGGTGATGTGGGGGACTTTCACGGGCAGGGGAGGAATCATGTCAGCCAAGCAGAGTGGCAGTAGCTGAGTGAGGGATGCACAAaatcaagggaaaaaaaaaaaaaaaaaacttaaaataaaagtaaaaataaaattaaaattaaaaacttcttttttattttttatttttttttcttgttttcacATTGACACCAAGCCAAGAGCCAGCTGAATACTCTGGAGTGTTCTGTACTcttgttctctctctttctctctctttctctctctctacattctCTCTCTAATCAGTGGGAGACAAGCCTCTCAATCTATGGGCTGTATAATAAAATCtggaataataatatttagggTTGTGATACACTGATACTGGGAGATCAAGTAGATTGATCAGATTTATcgaatataataattaattctttAGTTAATAAATGGTGATCTGATTCGGTAAAAATGTAGGATAATgatattaagaaataaactgGATAGATAGATCTGATTTACTAAATTTGGTCAAATTTGATTTGTAAATTTGTGATCAGATTTGTCaacaataatataattaacTCTGGTGATATCAATATCTAGTTAACCCTCTAATAAATGTACAGGTAGTTTGTTTTTTTGTAGTAATATGGCATTGCAGTTTAGTTCTTGTGCTTTTCATTAAATCTTATTCACGAAAATTCCAAATATATTACAGTTACTGTTATTTCTAATCGTTCgaaatattcttattctttttcataAAGAGATTTGACATTTTGTCTTTGAATGTAAAATACATgtgaaattttagttttcatagaaaattcatttaataaatataaccTAATATTGGGTGAAAGTATAGTTAAATTGACTTAAGTTTATATATTTGCATTCCTATATTCTCTTAAACTTCAGGGAAATGAAAGTAATggtaaatgaaaaggaaaaaatcaaGAATAACAATACTTATAAAGTCCATTTTTCATTGTCaaatttccccctttttttttttgttgaaaatacTTGTGTACCACTCAAAACTTTTTTCCTAAGAAAAATGTGCAAGTTTAAACTTGGTACTTGTAGTATAGTGCTAATATCAATGAGGAATAAATTGTCCAGGGCCAAGCGGCTAAGGAAAGCATCCAAAAACTAAACAAAGACATGTTGTTACATAGTTAACATAGAGATAAGTGTGAGTAGTTGTTGTTTGATTGAGAAAGCAATAGCACTTTGGGCAATAGAAACCTAGAGAGAAAGCCAACCTATCATAGACAAGGAGAATAGCTATCAAAATACCcacctcattttttttttttttttttttttgaaaaaaaaaattgtggttCAGGGCTCCAAGCACTAAAAAAGAAGGGGGATTCTATTTTGTGTAACATCTCATGTGGGAACAAACCCTTCTTCTCCCTAATGATACACTTTAGACATCAATCATTGAATCCTTATATTGTTATTTAATCCCTCCACATCCTATTTATTCTTTACTTGAATGGCTTAGCTTGTCATAATTGTCCTTTGGGTGAGATGGAGAGGTTAGGCTTTCCATATGCATGTCCCCTCTCTTAAGgatgctattatatatattcattctcAAGCACCCCCCACCACTTTAATCCTAGTTATTTGCCACAAAACCACCTTATTTGCTCCACCAAACCTGTGGGGTCTTTTGATCCACCAACAAGAGTgttaacgggtcggattcgagtCATGGAGCGCGTATTTTCAGTATCTGATATCGAATACGAGCATACAAATATAACCAGACCTTCAAATGGTCGGATTTGTGTCGAATCGGATGGCGGGTTAGTGGAACAAATGACACTCCAGGTTAAACAAATCTCAAGCATTGTTAAGTAGTAGCTCACTACAGGAGAAAGGTAAATGGGGACCATAAGGAAGAGCCATAATATTATTCCTTGAATATTAAACAAAATGGTACATCTCGTGCGACTAGTGGGCTGAGTTATTCATAATTGCAAAAGATGAATCCATTATTGCTAGATTTACCCATTGATTCACTTTAAAGTTCAAAGTTAACCCAGTAAATGTGACATGAATTTAGACTACATCAACCTACTTGTACTCTAAACCGAACTATTTCCGACATTTAATAGGCTATATTTGATTTGAACAACATAAGAAACTAAACTCGAATCTAAACAGAACAATTTCTGACCTTTAATAGGCTACATTTGATTCAAACAACACAAAAAAGGTAATCTCTTATTTAAAATGCCAAAATTTGGGATTATTTCAGATCAATAATGCACAAGAATTATGAACACAGAGTGCAAATGATCGTTGTATGCATTTTATATGAAGcttttaatagaaaatagttCTATAACAATCCTGTGAAATATGCTTCTGAGTAAAAGCACACTAGGGAACTCCAAAAACCCCAACATTTCAcatttccccttttttttcttttttatattgtcTAACTTACATTAGGCTATGAGAGATTATTGACAAAGGTAAACAAGTAGATGGATACagtaatttacaaatttataggAATACATACAACAATCAATGTGGGTTCTGTCACTGTGGGTGGTTCCTCTCAGGTGATTTTGCGAGGTAATTTGTTGGCTTGCCCTCGCTGACGAATATTTCATTTTGTTCGTTTGAACTGAATATCTATTGCCTGACCTAAAAACAAAAACGAGAAAAAAGATATTATCATGTTAAAAATAAGTGTACGAGTACAATATGAGTGGCCATTCATTTAAGAAAATGTGAATCGTAACCATGTGAGTGCTTGGGGCAATAAACTAGGAGAAGCACACATCACACCAAAATAACTTACATTTTGGAATATATAGTCCCCGCAAATATCTGAACTTGCAAAAATGTCACTGTAAAGTTGGTATTTGCATGTGCACCCTTGAATTACCTTGTTTATTTATGTCCATACCCCTTTGGAATTGGGGATATCAATGCAAAAAAGGTTTTGTATACACCCCTCTATGAGGTGGATGAGTGCAGCTAAATGCAATTTTAAGGAGCACACATAAATTCCAACTATGCAGAGATATTTGAGTCAGTTGGCATATTTTCTGGgtataatttaaaaaactacTGACTAGTCCCACGGAAGAAAATATAATTGAAAGAGGTACTAACCTTTTAGCACAAGTTAATTCACTTGAAATAACATCAAAGCTCCTGTCTACAGGCTCAAGTTCAATTTGTGAATCCACGTTAACTGTGCTATGAAGTCTGCATTTGTTTCATGTAGCGTAAAGCTGAACGCAACATCGCTCTCGCCTTTCTATCAGGTGCACATCCTGATGAAATCATTTCTTCATAAACAGCAGGAACCTGTTGACAGCAAATGAAGTATATGTTTAGATCTTTCGCCTTAATCATATAgtatttagaaaaatacttcAAATCATAAAGCATTTACTAGTCATTGTTTTGTACTCATACAGGATGGGCAAAAATTCAAAGTTTTTTTAAGTTTcggaattaaaaattatagctaTAATTGATGCTTTAGCCAAATAGAAATTGGTTGGTGGTCATAACTGGTGagatataataaattaggaaatGGAAGCAGCAAATGGATACACTTGAAATTTAAAGACCTAAGAAACAAGTTGTCTCATAAGGATGCAAGTAAATTACTAGATAAACGATGCTATAAGGATGCAAGTAAATTACTAGATAAGCAATGCTAGTTGTACATCCCCAAAGGACCGGTGagatataataaattaggaaatGGAAGCAGCAAATGGATACACTTGAAATTTAAGACCTAAGAAACAAGTTGTCTCATAAGGATGCAAGTAAATTACTAGATAAACAATGCTATAAGGATGCAAGTAAATTACTAGATAAGCAATGCTAGTTGTACATCCCCAAAGGGGTGTAGGATAACACCCCacctcccccccccccaaacAATTTAAGGGTGGGGACTTCACCACTAGTCATATGGATGTGACTAGCAGAGTATGGGTGGGGTGTATATCCTATACCTCTTTGGGGGTGTACAATTAGAATTTCTCTTGAATTTGTAAACTAAATCACTCTGAGCACcctttattttacttttgtCAAAGACTCGGGCATTTAACATCTCACCATGCAGATAAGCACTGATGCATATAAGAGATTCagtttaaacaaaattaaactcAACAGTTCGTGacaatatatagaattatgttcCTTGCTACATTAGTGAAAACATTACATGAAAGTAAACCATGCTTGGGCACAAATTGACATTATTTATTTTCCAGTAATAGCGAGGATTAAAGTCAGTACCTTTTCAAACTTTTCAACACGGATTAAAGCTTTCATGAGGGTTGTGTATGTGACAACATCTGGCTTCAGATCCTAAAGGTATAGAATAATAAGAAATAGAGAATAATGACGTAATGGTAAGAAAACATTACAA
It encodes the following:
- the LOC109714920 gene encoding uncharacterized protein LOC109714920, translated to MGKVSPFLFLVVLVLVETLTLGTVSSSDSDSEASIHDVLRAHGLPGGLLPKGVASFSLDADTGLLDVELSQPCYAKYDGVDLAYFDRAVRGNLSFGALRGVEGLSQEELFVWLPVKGILVSDPSSGVILFDIGLAHKRLSRSVFEDPPECQPNSAAAEIAGDGEVAIRKGLVGRRDQLFQEQR